A genomic window from Microvirga sp. TS319 includes:
- a CDS encoding NADPH-dependent FMN reductase, which yields MTTFKVGYLIGSLAKESINRKLAHALTRIAPEQLTFTEIAIRDLPLYSYDYDSDYPPVARAFKESIAAVDAVLFVTPEYNRSIPGGLKNAIDWASRPYGQNAFTRKPSAVIGTSPGSIGTAIAQQHLRSVLGFCNSPQMNAPEAYIQFKPGLIDDDGNITNESTAEFLRTYMTEFYHFIERVYIALPRDT from the coding sequence ATGACGACGTTCAAGGTCGGCTACCTGATCGGCAGCCTGGCGAAGGAATCGATCAACCGGAAGCTCGCACACGCCCTGACACGCATCGCGCCCGAGCAGCTCACCTTTACCGAAATCGCCATCAGAGACCTGCCGCTCTACAGTTACGACTACGATTCCGACTACCCTCCGGTCGCACGCGCCTTCAAGGAATCCATTGCGGCCGTCGATGCCGTACTCTTCGTGACGCCGGAATATAACCGCTCGATCCCGGGAGGTCTGAAGAACGCCATTGATTGGGCGAGCCGCCCCTATGGCCAGAACGCCTTTACCCGCAAACCCTCGGCCGTGATCGGCACATCCCCGGGATCGATCGGAACGGCCATAGCGCAGCAGCACCTGCGCAGCGTACTCGGCTTCTGCAACTCGCCTCAGATGAATGCGCCGGAAGCCTATATCCAGTTCAAGCCCGGGCTGATCGACGACGACGGAAACATCACGAACGAGTCGACCGCCGAGTTCCTGAGAACCTATATGACCGAGTTCTACCACTTCATCGAGCGGGTCTATATCGCTCTGCCGCGCGACACCTGA
- a CDS encoding sigma-70 family RNA polymerase sigma factor — MREGCPKYSGMPDTIKTLSENPSSPISGAALSAAVRLHLGKQLRALYGDPAEDKLPRDLAKLAERVAQVIRAHTEPVDQAFIDGVMEALPNLRAFALSLTGKLDQAEDLVQDTVLKALTKQETFESGTNLQAWLFTILRNGFYSTHRKTSREVEDGDGAHAASMVAIPDQEDKLALQDLTTALGKLPQEQREAIILIGAEGMSYEDAAEALGVKVGTIKSRVNRARNRLAELMGVAGDRLQHHNHAAEA; from the coding sequence ATGCGCGAAGGCTGCCCCAAATATTCCGGCATGCCAGACACGATCAAAACCCTTTCTGAGAATCCATCTTCGCCGATCTCGGGTGCGGCCCTGAGCGCGGCTGTCCGTCTCCATCTCGGTAAGCAGCTTCGCGCGCTCTACGGCGATCCCGCCGAGGACAAGCTGCCGCGCGATTTGGCCAAGCTCGCCGAGCGCGTTGCGCAGGTCATCCGCGCGCATACCGAGCCCGTCGATCAGGCATTCATCGACGGCGTCATGGAGGCGCTGCCGAACCTGCGCGCCTTCGCCCTTTCACTCACGGGCAAGCTCGATCAGGCCGAGGATCTGGTGCAGGATACGGTCCTGAAAGCGCTCACGAAGCAGGAAACCTTCGAGAGCGGCACGAACCTTCAGGCCTGGCTCTTCACCATTCTCCGCAACGGCTTCTACTCGACCCATCGGAAGACCAGCCGCGAGGTCGAGGACGGTGACGGCGCCCATGCCGCGAGCATGGTGGCCATTCCCGACCAGGAGGACAAACTCGCGCTCCAGGATCTCACGACCGCTTTGGGCAAGCTTCCGCAGGAACAGCGCGAGGCGATCATTCTGATCGGCGCAGAGGGCATGTCCTACGAGGATGCGGCGGAAGCCCTCGGCGTGAAGGTCGGTACCATCAAGAGCCGCGTGAACCGCGCCCGTAATCGCCTTGCCGAGCTGATGGGCGTGGCCGGTGACCGGCTGCAGCATCACAATCACGCCGCCGAGGCCTGA
- a CDS encoding YidB family protein, with product MNSRGFPSMTALLGLLAIAGYQNRDKIAEMLRGGQQPGAPGQGPDQQTGGLGGLGGLGGLLGSLGGATDADAGGLLKGGLGELVDRFRESGHGEAADSWVGPGPNKEIAPQSLEQVIGPDVLNTLTQQTGLSREELLARLSRDLPHAVDQYTPEGRLPE from the coding sequence ATGAACAGCCGCGGTTTCCCTTCCATGACAGCCCTTCTGGGGCTTCTCGCGATCGCCGGCTACCAGAACCGGGACAAAATCGCCGAGATGCTGCGCGGAGGGCAGCAGCCCGGCGCGCCGGGCCAAGGTCCGGATCAGCAGACTGGCGGCCTCGGTGGCCTCGGCGGTCTCGGCGGCTTGCTCGGCAGCCTCGGTGGTGCGACCGACGCAGATGCAGGCGGCCTCCTGAAGGGCGGACTCGGCGAGCTCGTCGACCGATTCCGCGAGAGCGGCCATGGCGAAGCAGCCGATTCCTGGGTCGGACCGGGCCCGAACAAGGAAATCGCCCCACAGAGCCTCGAACAGGTCATTGGGCCCGACGTCCTGAACACGCTGACCCAGCAGACCGGACTCTCCCGTGAGGAGCTTCTCGCACGTCTGTCGCGGGATCTGCCGCACGCCGTCGATCAGTACACGCCGGAAGGACGCCTTCCCGAATAG
- a CDS encoding response regulator, with protein sequence MNRPVVLLVEDELLVRLTQVEILREAEFWVVEAQDADEAFDLLKKRPDINVVLTDVNMPGSIDGFEFARLVRQGWPDVGILVISGKVAPKPGDLPEGTHFLQKPMRSDAFVEAVKQTMLWRTQEA encoded by the coding sequence TTGAACCGACCTGTCGTGCTCCTCGTGGAGGACGAGCTGCTCGTGCGCCTGACGCAGGTGGAGATTTTGCGGGAGGCCGAGTTCTGGGTCGTTGAGGCCCAGGATGCGGACGAGGCTTTCGATCTCTTGAAAAAGCGCCCGGATATCAACGTGGTGCTCACCGACGTGAACATGCCAGGCTCCATCGACGGGTTCGAATTCGCTCGTCTCGTCCGCCAGGGATGGCCGGATGTGGGCATTCTCGTCATCTCCGGCAAAGTTGCGCCCAAGCCCGGCGATCTGCCGGAGGGCACACATTTCCTGCAAAAACCGATGCGTTCCGATGCATTCGTCGAGGCCGTGAAGCAAACGATGCTGTGGCGGACCCAGGAGGCGTGA